A region of Fusarium keratoplasticum isolate Fu6.1 chromosome 6, whole genome shotgun sequence DNA encodes the following proteins:
- a CDS encoding Endo-chitosanase, which produces MPSLRNTLLASFLAASVSGRDVPANVKSFKDSIIKQGSCKSTLATGFYSSDGDSGTYSYCGDHVKDYNVIYLQGKNGKLVNMDIDCDGIQGSPADDGRCGSSGDTQSVTSFQWVLESYGTSQKDLDANIHPYIVFGNEGTKSGWKTFDPEKHGIKPLSVMAVVCGNKMFYGVWGDENGDDGDYPMVGEASISLATACFGKSMNGNFGHGEDDVLYIAFPGSDAVPGAKGAKWTAKNFDEFQSSITTLGDKLIKRIGSSSGGGGTTPPPTCSWPGHCQGAACKTLDDCSDDLICTNGKCSPP; this is translated from the exons ATGCCTTCTCTTCGAAACACGCTGCTGGCGTCCTTCCTCGCCGCGTCCGTCTCTGGACGCGACGTCCCGGCCAATgtcaagagcttcaaggacagcatcatcaagcaggGCTCTTGCAAGAGCACTCTAGCTACTGGCTTCTACAGCAGCGATGGTGACTCTGGCA CCTACTCGTACTGCGGCGACCACGTCAAGGACTACAACGTCATCTACCTCCAGGGCAAGAACGGCAAGctcgtcaacatggacatTGACTGCGACGGCATCCAAGGCAGCCCCGCCGACGACGGCCGCTGCGGTTCTTCTGGTGATACCCAGTCCGTCACCTCGTTCCAGTGGGTTCTCGAGTCGTACGGCACGTCGCAGAAGGATCTCGACGCCAACATCCACCCGTACATTGTCTTTGGTAACGAGGGCACCAAGTCTGGCTGGAAGACCTTTGACCCTGAGAAGCATGGCATCAAGCCCCTTAGCGTCATGGCTGTCGTGTGCGGCAACAAGATG TTCTACGGCGTCTGGGGTGACGAAaacggcgacgacggcgactACCCCATGGTCGGAGAGGCGTCCATCTCGCTCGCCACGGCCTGCTTCGGCAAGTCGATGAACGGAAACTTTGGCCacggcgaggacgacgtcCTGTACATCGCCTTCCCCGGCAGCGACGCCGTCCCCGGAGCCAAGGGCGCCAAGTGGACGGCCAAGAACTTTGACGAGTTCCAgtccagcatcaccaccctGGGTGACAAGCTGATCAAGCGTATCGGAAGCTCCAGCGGTGGCGGCGGTACTACTCCCCCTCCTACCTGCTCCTGGCCAGGTCACTGCCAAG GCGCTGCTTGCAAGACTCTCGATGACTGCTCCGACGACCTCATCTGCACCAACGGAAAGTGCTCGCCTCCATGA
- a CDS encoding UDP-glucose 6-dehydrogenase — protein MSALVTNGSVEPTNDAQDAPIVVRRICCVGAGYVGGPTAAVVAFQNPDIQVTVVDRDTTRIRRWNSKHPPIYEPGLHDIVRIARDGGRATSVSNEPTSDNEGSAAEDGEIAVPERKPNLFFSTDIAKHIGEADIVLVAVNTPTKYRGVGAGSATDMTAFEAVTGVVAQYAREGAIIVEKSTVPCRTAQLVADTLAMHRPGVHFEILSNPEFLAAGTAVNDLLYPDRILIGSAPTPSGKKAAEALVKVYNAWIPRERILTTNVWSSELAKLVANSMLAQRISSINSISAVCEQTGADVDEVARAVGVDPRIGNKFLMAGIGFGGSCFKKDVLNLVYLAETMGLPEVAEYWRQVVKMNEYARDRFSNRVIKCLNNTLVGKKVTILGFAFKKNTSDTREAPALEMIKTLLEERPREIAVFDPCCNPLVIKQEIKDLLGPLAEGQNISVHGNAYDACDASTAIIIATEFDEFRNQPPPPPAPVSAHQPKTIGRKPNPKSDPRPFESATPSANDLLALHKHLVQRADVESADPLDRFNIEPSCEDDCPDCIQERESKETGFATGMGSAEEYKPKERVDWVRISQNMAKPRWVFDGRGVIDSREMVKLGVRVESVGRQHRF, from the exons ATGTCGGCTCTCGTTACCAATGGCTCTGTTGAGCCTACCAACGATGCTCAGGACGCCCCAATCGTGGTCCGCCGCATCTGCTGTGTTGGTGCTGGATATGTCG GTGGTCCCACTGCCGCTGTCGTCGCCTTCCAGAACCCCGACATCCAGGTCACCGTCGTTGACCGAGACACCACTCGCATTCGCCGCTGGAACTCCAAGCACCCTCCTATCTACGAGCCTGGTCTGCACGATATCGTCCGTATCGCCCGTGACGGTGGCCGTGCTACCTCCGTCTCCAACGAGCCTACCTCCGACAACGAGGgatctgctgctgaggatggcgagatcGCTGTTCCTGAGCGCAAGCCCAACCTGTTCTTCTCCACCGACATTGCCAAGCACATCGGCGAGGCCGAcattgtcctcgtcgccgtcaacaCCCCCACCAAGTACCGTGGTGTCGGTGCCGGCAGCGCTACTGACATGACTGCTTTCGAGGCCGTTACCGGCGTCGTTGCTCAGTACGCTCGTGAGGGTGCCATCATTGTCGAGAAGAGCACTGTTCCCTGCCGAACTGCTCAGCTCGTCGCTGACACT CTCGCCATGCACCGACCTGGTGTCCACTTCGAGATTCTCTCCAACCCCGAGTTCTTGGCTGCCGGTACCGCCGTCAACGATCTTCTCTACCCTGACCGTATCCTGATCGGTTCTGCCCCTACTCCTTCCggcaagaaggccgccgaggccctTGTCAAGGTCTACAACGCTTGGATTCCCCGCGAGCGCATCCTGACCACCAACGTCTGGTCCTCTGAGCTTGCCAAGCTCGTTGCCAACTCTATGCTGGCCCAGCGTATTTCCAgcatcaactccatctctGCCGTGTGCGAGCAGACTGGTGctgatgtcgatgaggtTGCCCGCGCCGTCGGTGTCGACCCCCGTATCGGTAACAAGTTCCTGATGGCCGGTATCGGTTTCGGTGGCAGCTGCTTCAAGAAGGATGTTCTCAACCTGGTCTACCTTGCCGAGACTATGGGTCTCCCCGAGGTCGCCGAGTACTGGCGCCAGGTCGTCAAGATGAACGAGTACGCTCGTGACCGCTTCAGCAACCGTGTCATCAAGTGCCTCAACAACACCCTTGTTGGCAAGAAGGTCACCATCCTTGGCTTTgccttcaagaagaacacCTCTGATACTCGCGAGGCCCCCGCCctcgagatgatcaagaccCTGCTCGAGGAGCGACCCCGCGAGATCGCCGTCTTCGACCCCTGCTGCAACCCTCTGGTCATCAAgcaggagatcaaggacctTCTCGGCCCCCTGGCTGAGGGCCAGAACATCTCTGTCCACGGCAACGCCTATGACGCCTGCGATGCTTCCACTGCAatcatcatcgccaccgAGTTCGACGAGTTCCGCAaccagcctcctccccctcctgcTCCCGTGTCTGCTCACCAGCCCAAGACCATCGGCCGCAAGCCCAACCCCAAGTCGGACCCCCGTCCTTTCGAGTCGGCCACCCCCAGCGCCAACGACCTGCTCGCTCTTCACAAGCACCTTGTCCAGCGTGCCGACGTTGAGTCGGCCGATCCCCTCGACCGCTTCAACATCGAGCCCAGCTGCGAGGACGACTGCCCCGACTGCATCCAGGAGCGCGAGAGCAAGGAGACTGGCTTCGCCACTGGCATGGGAAGCGCCGAGGAgtacaagcccaaggagcgCGTAGACTGGGTCCGCATCTCTCAGAACATGGCTAAGCCCCGCTGGGTCTTTGATGGCCGTGGTGTCATCGACTCGCGCGAGATGGTCAAGCTGGGCGTCCGCGTCGAGTCTGTCGGTCGCCAGCACCGATTCTAA
- a CDS encoding NAD(P)-bd-dom domain-containing protein, whose product MKVIVTGATGLVGREIVQQCLADPRITKVVILTRRAVSMDIESHPKADVVMLQDFSRYSDDLLSRLEGSSACLWAIGGRPDQLNNDKASLHHVNVELPLAAAKAMSERIAAKLPPGQKFSFVFCSNKSADRHSSKPLLFLGDPRKPRTEAEKALCEVADSHPDVFSTWILRPAAIVTGDAAPKKRRLVGSRSSNGVDVPQMAKAYVKVACEGWKDRIIDNDALLKM is encoded by the exons ATGAAGGTCATCGTGACGGGAGCCACCGGCTTGGTGGGCAGGGAGATTGTGCAGCAGTGCCTCGCGGACCCTCGCATCACAAAGGTCGTCATCCTCACCCGGAGGGCCGTGTCCATGGACATTGAGAGCCACCCCAAGGCAGACGTCGTGATGCTTCAGGACTTTTCGCGTTACTCGGATGATCTTTTGAGCCGCCTCGAAGGCTCTTCTGCGTGTCTGTG GGCCATTGGAGGTCGTCCAGATCAGCTCAACAACGACAAGGCATCTCTTCACCACGTCAACGTCGAGCTGCCTCTCGCcgcagccaaggccatgagcGAGCGCATCGCCGCCAAGCTACCCCCGGGGCAAAAGTTCAGCTTTGTATTCTGCAGCAACAAGAGCGCCGACCGACACTCTTCAAAGCCGCTGCTCTTCCTGGGAGACCCGCGGAAACCACGGACTGAGGCGGAAAAGGCCCTCTGCGAGGTGGCCGACTCTCACCCGGATGTCTTTAGCACCTGGATCCTGCGGCCGGCTGCCATCGTCACGGGGGACGCCGCTCCGAAGAAGCGGAGGCTCGTGGGGAGCCGGTCCAGCAACGGTGTTGACGTGCCGCAGATGGCAAAGGCCTATGTCAAGGTGGCCTGCGAGGGCTGGAAGGACCGCATCATCGATAATGATGCCCTGCTCAAGATGTAA
- a CDS encoding AB hydrolase-1 domain-containing protein, which translates to MASQETAETEPELYFMDFNDDRPATIVLLHGLLNSHIEWSFVITHLGNYHIIAPDLSGHSRSRDILPADIGSSADRVAALIRRHAKGGRAHVVGLSMGAFVTLRLGQRHPDLVLSAFVTAGHPMERQWAWVVGHPSITYYMTFFLLELVPVWLYMRVATGRGMRHHEGLLSEMRRNRRWEVIQTVDMGLLELTWDDVRSLPMRTLSIAAETVDDIEAVRRMGREMPVEGSLGAVVRGAVHTWNLQKPELFAEAIKAWVEGRELPEGIEILK; encoded by the coding sequence ATGGCATCACAAGAAACCGCCGAGACAGAGCCTGAGCTCTACTTTATGGATTTCAACGACGACAGGCCCGCCaccatcgtcctcctccacgGCCTCCTCAACTCGCACATCGAGTGGTCTTTCGTCATCACTCATCTGGGCAACTACCACATCATCGCGCCCGACCTCAGCGGTCACTCCCGGTCGCGGGACATACTACCCGCCGACATCGGTAGCTCGGCCGACCGCGTCGCGGCGCTGATCCGCCGGCACGCAAAGGGCGGCCGGGCCCACGTCGTCGGCCTCTCGATGGGCGCCTTTGTCACCCTCCGGCTCGGCCAGCGGCATCCGGACCTGGTGCTCTCGGCGTTTGTCACGGCCGGACACCCGATGGAGCGCCAGTGGGCGTGGGTCGTCGGACACCCGAGCATCACATACTACATGACCTTCTTCCTGCTAGAGCTCGTACCCGTCTGGCTGTACATGCGCGTGGCGACGGGTCGGGGCATGCGGCACCACGAGGGGCTGCTGTCGGAGATGCGGCGCAACAGGAGGTGGGAGGTGATCCAGACAGTGGACATGGGACTGCTGGAGCTGACCTGGGACGACGTGCGAAGCCTGCCGATGAGGACGCTGTCGATTGCGGCGGAGACGGTAGACGACATCGAGGCGGTGAGGCGGATGGGCAGGGAGATGCCCGTGGAGGGATCCCTGGGCGCTGTGGTGAGAGGGGCGGTGCATACATGGAACCTACAGAAGCCCGAGCTGTTTGcggaggccatcaaggcctgGGTTGAGGGGAGGGAGCTGCCGGAAGGGATAGAGATTCTGAAGTGA